GGCAATTTTTGTGAATTGGATAACATTTTTGGAAAGTGTGCGCTCTATACCCAAGGAAACATAGACTTTCTACTTAGCAACAATAGCAAAGGTTTTAGATCTAGCTAAGGGCGGGTTTAACCAGTCTCTTACGTTGCTGATGGAGGCACGCAGTGGGTCTGGTATTTTGCAGGGGGTTAACAGGCTGGAGTACCTGGTTGCCTCTGGTAAAGAGATACCGAGTTCTGTGATCTCCCAGTAACAATTTAAGTTGCCCCAACACATGTCCATAATAGGTTAAGCACAGGCCTCAGTGTGAGCTAAGTTTTACTatccaagaagaaaatatcattAAGTACTATAGTACTATGCCGTAATAATTGAGCAAATAGAAAACTACCACTGCCTACGTTATCTCAAGTTTATCATCTGTGTTGTGGTCAGTGACACAGAAATACTCAAGTGCTGCTGACTTCAGCATTAAAGTTGGTATCCAGAGCATTTAAATGGTCAAAATAGAGTACAGTCAGCTCGTTAAGAATGCTTTAATCCTTAAAGATTATCAAAGTCAGAAATGTGCTTGAGAAGAAGCCTCCATGTCTACATGGAGGAATAAGACTGAAATACTATTTCACATCACGGTCTAGTTAAATGGTGGTTAAACTGATTTAACAACTTGTTCTTCACCCATGGAGCTGCTCCTTCTAGTTTTGGTTTTCTCCATtcctttttcagctctttcctTGTGCCAGCCACTTGTCTGAACACATGGCAAGCCACTTCAACCACTAATCTCTCAGAAGAATAATTTGAGTTTTCTCAAATTCTCTGGGATTAGTGTTGAAGTGGCTTGCTCTGAAATGGTATGAGACAAACAGAGAATAAGTTGTATTATTTAACTGCTGTAACATGTAACAGCAAAAATGTTcattcttttgtatttcaggTTGAgacttttattgatttttttttttttttttttgtgaatgctCTGGTGCACGAGGACGCTAGTTTAAAACTTGTACATGACTTTCAGGAATTTTAGTTTTCCAGCCTGGTAAAGGCAGAAGTGAACAGCTTCTATCTTTAGAAAACCTGTAAGACTAATTTTTTGTGAGTAGACCTGCTTACAGAACTCCCTTTTCACAGTTTCCCCCATGTAagtttcatctttctttcaacTTCAATTTTCTTGGGTTCTGAATGAAACCTCTTGtctagctcttttttttttccctgaaaatttTAAGCAGAATTGTAGAGCTGTCCTAAATTTAAAGGTGAAGTTGGTGTTTTGTCATAAACAGTTCTGTCACTTCCCTTCATGCAGGCACTGACCTCAGTAGACAAGCTCAAAAGGTTTGTCTGATTTGTATCTGGCACAGACTAGAGACTCCAGAAGATCAACTAAATATTTCGTCAGTAACtgggtttgtgttttctgaggGAGGAGGCTGGTGGAATAAAAAAGTGTcttccttcagaaaatgaaagtcGATTGGTCCCATGTTTTCCTTGTACTATTATGGTGGGATTTCAGCCTAGTCCTAACAATATCTACTCCTGTGTGAAATCTTTGTTCTGGCAAGTTTTCTTATAACTAAAAGTTAAGTCCAGTTCCCTTTCTGAGTCTCTGATTTAAAGTGCATAGAAATTACAGGCTGTAAATTCCAATTAGCTATATTTTATAGACTAAGCACATTACCTGTGTaggagctctgctgcagagtcTGGCAATCTATTATTATGTTTCCTTGTATCAGTCAGAAATGTTATCAGAGCGGAGATCCTAGAGATGTACGAATACCTGTGGAGCCTGAAACTTTCCTATAACTGCTGTTGGCTAGAAATACCAGTGataacagcagtaaaaaaagaaaattgcgTTCTAATATATATAACTGGAGAACATCAATATATCTTGTCAATAGACTGTATTAGAAGCTAGCTTTCAACAACACTCCCATTTTCCATATTCAAACATTACTTCTCCTGAGGGACTCCTCATCCTTGCACTGAAAGTAACTTAAACCCAGGAACACACAGAGCTTGCTGTTCAGCCTGACGTTTATTGCCTGTGCTGTTAAGGGCTAGGTGCTGTAGCATCTGATTTTATTATGCAGTTCTCTCACACTAAGCtgaatacattaatattttgttgCATATTTAATTGGCTCAGTGATAGGAGACACCCTGAATGCTTTAACAAAGTAATTAAGTTGCATTTTCCATTGGGCACATGGTGTACAGTTGTAGTGTTAATTAGATTGGTATTATTccttcaaatattattttagttaCAGAATATGCAAATAGTTGTTGTTAGTAATGCATCATGCTTAGTGAtagtttgaaaataattgaaatatgtTGTTCTGTACTTTTAGGGACCTGATCTTCATTTGGAGTAAACTGCAGCTTAAATCTAACCCATCAAAACAAGTATTTGTCGACCAGTGCTACCAGCTTTTAAGAATTGCTACAAATGTCAGAGTAATTTTCCCTTTCATGAAAGTCATTAAGGATGAAgtaagttttggtttttttaccccACCCCCCCATTCTTTTTGTAACTAGTTAAAGTAAAGAGAAGTGATGTTTATATTGTGTAAAGGCCACTTTTTGTGGAAAGTTAAGAGGGGGTAGGGAAGGACGCAATATTATCTGAAAAATTTTGTCAAATTCCTGAATGCGCTTCAATATTATAATTACCCTTGATATGTTGTGGgtctgtaagattttttttttttcactgaattctgagtttttctgtctgcagtAAGTTTGAGGAATGTCATTCTCTATAAATAAATAgggaaattaataataaatatgtgGAGTAAAGGTGAAAGATACGTcaggtgttgggttttttttaagcttggcTCCTTAAGGAAATAGGACTTGTATAATGCCATTGTATCTGCCTTTCACCCTTGTTAAGTTCTGAATTCCTTCATCAGTTCTAATCAAATCTGAAGAAATGCTTAATGTAACATAAAGGAAAAGCTAGACTAAGATAGAAgacataattttgtttcagaagtgcTCTGTGTTTCATGCTTCAGATGTTAGTCTTATACTGTCCTATACAGACATCTGCAAAAGATGTAATGTGCAATGCTTCGCACACAAGAACGCAAGTTGTTTCCAAACCAGTGTTGGTTTTTTATCATTAACCTGACTGAAGAGAGTTCCTTCGTATTCTATGTCCTAAATGAATTATAAATTGTTTTGTCATGGGTGCTGCTGTACAGTTTGAAATGCAATGATTTGCAGCTGTTCAAGATTTTAATCTCAGGATGTATTCTAAAATACTTGTGGTAACATggatgatttttatttgtatttgcatCTGAATGAGCGTATTTTTCTAATAGCCCACTACATATGGAGCATTGTATGTATTTGTTaacacacatttaaatataagtaggtattaattatttctaaacTTCCTGAAACTCTTTACTTTAATCTGCTACCTCTTGTGCAGTATGTTTCTGATCATGCCTCCAAATTACACGTTCATGCCTGGGCCCCCAGCCTAAAGTGTGGAATAGTGCCCACTGGAGGGATAGTTTGTCAGTTCTGAAAAGTCAAGCCTTTCAGAGTGCTTGGCCATTGGTTGTTATGGTTTTCCTGGTGGTCATTGTTCAAAATTGAGGGCAGTGTTTTATAGCTTGTGTTTTTATGCAATCCAAGTTAAATGAGTTAGAACAGGGACAAAATATAGAGTAACTGTCCAGTTATAGTGTGAAAGAGCCtaggaaatgaagaagaagACAGAAGATAGTGCTAGATTAGATATGATTTGCTGCAGTCTTCTTTTATATCCCCAAATAATTAATTGTCTTTAGCTATAGAACTGCACATGGCAAAAGTATCTGAAGCTTTGTGGACAGTAGCTATATAGCTTTCAGTGCAAACCAGATGTTATTTTTGAGCATTTTTGtatctatatttttttagtcttgtttgagcattatttttaaatgtacatgCTGTTAGGTGAAGTTTACTAGCAGCATGCTTTCTGAACTCCTAACTGTTTTGCAAATAGATGAATATAAATGCATGGGTTGTTGATGTTTGGGCATTGTTTACactagttcttttttttcctatgggtttgatttttttttattctactttcAAGCTGTAGACTTTTGTAAGCCCACAATAAAAATACCCATTATGCATACTCCATAATTATGCACACTgtaatttcctttctgcaggTTGGTGAAGATGGTCTTCAGATATGTGTTGAGATATGTGGATGTGCCCTACAGTTGGACCTCCGTGAAGATCCCAACATGAAAAGTCTTATTTATAAAGCAATTGCTCATTTTCTGCCAAATGACTTGGAGATCCTCAGAATTTGTGCTCtttcaatcttttttcttgAGCGCACTTTGGAATCTTACTACACTGTTGAACACTTATATAAATGTGCAGATGAAGAATACAATGAGTGCACTAGTTCTGTTCAAAACCGTGTACGTTTTGAATTGCTTCCAATTTTgaaaaaaggtttgttttttgatCCTGAGTTTTGGAATTTCTTGATGATCAAGCAGAATTGTTTAGCATTATTGGGGGATAAAGCCTTCATTGGCTTAAGTGAAAGTACACTGGAGAACTCTACTGCAAATACAGAGAAGATAACAGAGTATAGGGCTCTGACTGAGGAACATGTCTGTTTAACAGATGTAAGCAATGGGGAGCTTGACCCTGAAGACCTCTCTGCAGCCCAGTCCAAAGGTAATGCCAAAAAGAACCATGAAGCTCTTGAGGCATCTAAAATGTTAGATCAAACTGTACCAAGGCACCGCTGTGTGATATGCAACAGGGAATTTCTTGGTGGTCACATTGTGAAACATGCACAAGCTCACCAAAAAAAGGGCAGTTTTTCCTGTGTACTTTGCACCAGAAAGTTCAGGCAAAGAGGACTTATGCTGAAGCACTTAAAGAATCACGTCAGGAAGATAGAAAGGCAACATCTTGCTGCAGTTCTTGAGGCTGATCAGCAGGCTCCTGCTCTTAATGAACTAGAATGTTCTGATGTTTCTCTGTCTCTTGAAAATGGGAACTCTGATGGTTCCAAAGATAAAGAACCAGAGACTGCAATAGCTCCAAGTGCTGACCAAGTGGTCCAAGTGGAGGAGGAGAATGCAGAACAGGTATTTGATGCGGTGGAAAACCATGTAAGTGACCAGGATGATGCTACTGAAAATAGTAGTGACAGCTGTTTTAATAATATTCCTGATGCTTTGAGTGCAGAAAGTTTGCCCGAAGATGAGAGCTCCAATAAAGAGTCACCTATTCTGCATAAAGTGAATGGAGCTTTTTGCCCTCAAAAAGACATTGATGCTATGGATGAGGAAGGAAGCTTTAAGTGCCCTGCTAATGGTTGTGCTAGAGTGTTTAAAAAGATAAGATTCCTCAATAAACACGCAAGAAAAGCTCATCCGACTGATTTGAAGGTGCAGCAGCATATAATGAAATGGAATAAAGGAAAATGCCGGTTCTGCCAGAGAAAATTTGCTGATTCCCAACATTTTATAGACCACCTGAAGAGACATGTGTATCCAAATGTTTACTTTTGTTTACAATTTAATTGTAATCAGAGATTTAAGCTTTCAACTGAGCTTGCAGAACATACAAAAAGTcatactgtttttaaagctcAATGCAATTTTGCAGAGTGCTGTGAGCTATTTGAGGAGCTCCCTTTGCTATATGAACATGAGGCTcagcattatttaaataaaacaccagAATGTTCAGAAGATGCAAGCGAAAAGGATTCTTCAGATGATCCTTCAGAACTTTGTAGTTACCAAGATGATGATGAATCTAttcatgaaaatgaaactgTAGATTTACCAATTCCAACTTGGAAATCAAGGAAGGATTCTACAGAACCAAAGACATATATTCAAAGTgttgagaagaaagcaaataatgtAATTCacaatggaaatgaaagttCATCTGAGAGTAGCACTACAGTTTTAAATTTGATAGACCAAAAGACACCTGTGTTACAGCCAGATTCTGAAAACTGTAATGTTGTTAGTGACCAACTAGTCAATGGGCACAGTGACCTAGATCAGACATCAAAGTCATCAGAAATACCTTTGGACAGAGTGGCAGATGaaacaaggacagaaaatgGGTCAGTGTTACCAGTTTTACAGAATTGTCATGATATACCACAAAATAATGCTGCTGCCTCGCAATTACCTTCTAAACCAAATCCGACAACAGAGAATACTTCATATGGTGTCATCTTAACAAAACCGTATGTTAGACCCTTGCCTCCAAGTTATCTTGATGAACGATACATTAGCATGCCAAAACGTAGAAAAATTTTGACTGATGAAGTAGATGCTCATTCTGAACAAGACAAATTTTGTAGCAAATCAACAGAAAGATTTAGATGTGGCAACTGCTTGACCATCTACTGTAATTCAGAAGCACTTGAGGCTCACCTTGCACAAAAGAAGTGTCAGACGCTGTTTGGATTCGATTCAGATGACGAAAGTAAGTCTTACAGTccttctgggttgttttttttggaGGTAAATACCAGCCAAAAAACCAGGCAATCTGGTCTTTGAAAACAGGCAATCTGATAGAATAGGTAAGACAGGACTTCTAAGCAATTGTAGTGTGCTAGAACTTAAACAATTAAATCACAGTACTGTGCTAAATTGGAAGTTCAAATTGGACGTGTTTAGAATAAGAAAGAGGTGGTGAGAACTGTTAGGCAACTCTAATGGAAAAGACTTCTTGTAGAACAGAAGGGGGTAATTCGGTCTGTCTTTCCTTGCATGTTTGAAACTAACAGTGTTGAAAAACATAAGCAGTGTTCTAGATTAAAGAATGATTTACATTGGTTAGTCTTCGTTTTGATCCCAGTGCATTCTTTTTTACAGGTGCCTGATTCAATGTTGTGGGAAAATGTCTCAAACGAGGAGTGGTGTAAGAAAACACTACACGAAGAAGCATCAGTTTGTTTCCCAGTTGGCCTTAATCATAAAGCAGTCTCAaattactaaagaaaaacatgacCTTGATAAAGACAAAGCACATTTTCTAGACAAAGCTCACAGAGGAATACTAGGAGCTCTGCAGGTCTTGAGTCCAGAAAGGTTGCTACAAAATCCCCAAAGTACCAGTTATCCAAAAAGCCACATTCATTCCAAATGTGTGATTGAAGCTTAGCGGCATAGTCTTTCTAGCATGAAGGTTTCAGGAAAATGAGGCATACAGTTgagcaggcagagaaagcagaggtgTTAATTGCCTTATGGAAATAAAACCAGCCAATTCTGAAAGCTGCTTTAGTTGGAAAATGCGTGGTTAAAGGATATCAATCCACACAGCTGGGAAAGAGTCATTCAAGAGGATGTTACTTTATTATAATATGGATAAGAAATGTGTAGAGCAGCCATGcattcttttttcaaagtttgaGTATGTGATTCCATTGTCTGTTCAAAAGCATGGAGCTCATTTAATAAACCTATACTCGGAATCCAAAAAGAGGAATGTAGAAAGAAATCTAAGATGGAGCGCTTGAATAGCCAAAAACTTGGGAGTATGCAAGGAAAAGTGAATTGGTGCGATATTAAGTGTGAAAGTTACGCAGTGGAAATCAGATGCATGCAAGAGAAGCCCTTTTCAAGGCTATGGTAAACATGTATGTTGAGTGTCCTGTAAAACATCTCTTGTAGGTGCAGAAAGACTAAGCCAGGTGGTACATGCAGAGATTGTGTGGGTATTAACAGAAGCAGATTGAACAAATACAGAATGTGAGGGGGGTTAAGCTTGCATCACAGGGCAGAGTTAAACTAGTTTTATGCAAACACAGAGGTCCTTCAGCTGTTGGTATGACTGAAAAGAACTTGAGATGgcttcctgtttaaaaaaaaaccaaaagttaGAAGGCAGACAAAAGCAGAGCATATGTCAAGTTGACAAAAAAAGATCAGGAAGAGCCTGTTTCACATATGTGATATTGCTTAATGGTGGTAGGTCACAACTCACTACTGTAACTACTTATTTACTGTCtagaggaggggagaaaatatcTATCGATTCAACTTTATGATGTATTACAACCTTATCTAGTAGCATCTCTTGAAAAGATAGCCTTTCCCAGAAGTTGGTGAAGGAATTAGACTTAAATGTTAAGCACTTTATCCAAAATTCACTGTTCATAGAAACAATCAGAATGTGAAGACAGGAAATTTGAGTCATTCAGCTCTGTATGtaaaattgaaatacaggatGTTTGGAAACCAAAAAGATGCTGTTGTAGTTTTTGGTTTTCCCACCCCAAACAGGTGTGGCAAACATGCACATTTGTCTCATTACTGTGCTAATTTATCCTCTAATTTATCTTATACTGTCTTGCCACCTAGAAATGCTTGATTTGGGATCCTGGTCTATGCAGGTAGCTGTAAATTTTAATGTGATTGTAGGCATGGAAGGTATAGTGGTGAAAACTGGTGTGTACAGATGGAGTCATCACAGAAGTGCAGGATAGCAGAGACCAACTGTTCCTGCTCAGCGAGTTTGCTTACTAAATAGTTCATTACAATGTGCCTATGGCATAATAAGATGATCAACTTGCTTAAATCAACAGATATGTAAAAACTAATGAGTAAAAAATCAAGAGGTACATAAAAGATCTGTTCCTTGTAGCAATGGCTCACACTTGCAAACCTAAGGGTTGCATTGTAAAATAGGCTGTTAAGTAGTTCTGGAACTTAATAGTTCAGTAATGCCTCTGCTAATAATCCTCTGTGAAATTAAACAGTTACTTGCATTAATTCTACTTTCCTGGGAGGTAAAAAGAATGCAAATTCAAAATCATGCTCTTTTGAATTCTAGAAAATCTTTGCCTTAACTTTGAGTTGGATTAATGTAAAAGGTTATAAAATTATGATCACAGGTATGTGTGCATTACATTAATACTGATGCCTGGCCCACTTTCAGAGATTTGTATGACATTTGAGGCACCAAagaatttttttgcagttgcaaaaaaacctgatttAAATACATCACTCattatgtatacatatatacacacactatatatatatatttacatatataaatacattaaaagtttttaaacataaaattaatgGGGACCTTATCAGCCAAATGcactttcacattttttgctttcaagTTACCAACTAATTTTTAAGGACCCAGTTATCATCTTGAATGTTCCCAGGCTCCCCTTTCTTTGCTTAACGTTGTTAATCGAGTTAAATTTGCTTAAAtatatttggaggaaaaaaaaaggttaaagtattacagttttaaaaatctgaaaactcaGTCAATAGATAtgacaaaaatgtttgtgtaaagtcttttaaatgtacttttaatctttggtgctttttttgccttttcctggAGCTCCATGTGCTTgaagatgctttaaaaacatgattgagacttgtattttctttggtttaagTGTGTAGATAAATGCATCTATGTAAATGCATAAACTGTGACCATAATTTTTTGTACCTGCATTAAACTCATTTTTGTTCAAAGATGCTTTTCTCGGACACCACCATTTGTTTATGCCATGTGTTTTCAGTATATACACTTTGGAGAACTGGAAAACTGAATTCTTGTGTAGGTGAACATAAGCATCACCTAACACCTATCAGAAATATGCTAAATTGACTTAAAAGTAGCAAGTGGGTGGTAACATTTTTGGTTTAAGTAATgatttttacttcaaaagacattgcattttctttaaactacTCTGATACCTGTTGATATTCTCAGATAGCTGCAGTATTAAGCAACTTTAGTAGCAAAACGATGTTTGTAATGTGTGGGGGATAATTCTACATGCTTTTCAAGGATTCTTTAGTATGTTGAGTATTACCTTGTACGAAGCCTGCAACTTCTAGGGTTGAAAAAGGTTCCAAATCTAGAATCGAaaggtggttggttttttccccaggcatTAAGCATATAATGATATAATTGGAAATACCTCTTCAAGATGTATCACTTTGATTCAATAAATACTGAAGTACATGTGTAACGGAAGCATGCAAATACCTTAAAGCTGCCTGAAGTTATACATGAGCTTAGGAGCTTTGTTGGATCAAAGTTTGTGCATTTCACTGCTGATGATCGTATCCTAATAACGTTCCTCCTGGTGGCTATAACTTGGATTTAGACTTTCCTTTTAAGGCTGTCTAACCTGATCAGAGTTCACTGTGAAGGTCATGTAAGTTCTAATTTTCAGAGAGTTGCCGCTTGGTAGGcatctttcacaaaaaaagaaatactgaaagtaGGTTGAAAGTGGTCATATCTGTGGGGAAAGGTCACTGGTACTTTGGTTATTTAGCCATATTCGTTAAAACTATATAAATTGTATAGTTTGGATAATTTATAACATTAAACTTTGTGATTTTAATATCACATTGAAGGTTCAGCTGtactcatttcttttcttgtttaacACCGGTGGTATGGACAAAAGACTCAAAGGGGGTGGTAGTGTTactattttcttaatttatttggTACTGTATAACACCTTTTGATTAAATGCAGTGTATGCATTTTGGGACTCTTAATTTGTAAAAGCTGTTACAGGTTCAGCAAGAAAGGAGATTTGTGCTTCCTTGTtgaatgttaaattattttactttgcattttatatAAGAGTACAAATTAAAACTGAGCCATCAAACTGCAATAAATCAACAGtagtgtttcattttaaaaacttttttgtaCTGTACATAGATTTGTTCAATAAAACATTGTCTTTGTTGTTGATAGAAACTGATCTTGTCTTTTGGGGAATCGCTCTGAAAATACTGCTGCAATGTCTATAGTTATTGTGTTAGGTTTGGTATATGATTGTTGCACAGCACCTGTGTAGAGCTGCCAGGTCTTGATGTTCCAGGTGTGTGGATATTTGGATTTGACTTAATCTATTCAAGTATATCCAAGAATATCCAGGATtaccaaagatttttttcccccctttttcttccttctagcTCATTACCTGTTCTGGTAAATTTGAGACCTCTTAGTTAAATAAGTCTTTTAAAAGTCATAGTATTATTACAGATTCTTTACAACTAGATAACTGGTGAAGAAAGAAGCATGTGTCTGTGTGAGGGAGAAGAATAGCTTTTTTGGTCATCAATCTGAGATGTGTGAAGAACACACCTACTGCAGAAAAAGCTTCCATCAGCATTTGAAGCTGAGACGCCCAGCAATTCACTCCTCAGGTTTGACTGGCTCTAACCATCTTCAAACCACTGCCAACTTTAAGATCATTTATTTCAATAGTCGGCCACATGCACTGGGAACCAGACTTTGTCATTAGTGCATACGCCTTTGGAATTTACAAGCATCGCATATCGTTCAGATGGCATGCTCCCCGATAAAGGGACTCGATCGGGACTCAAGGGGAAATGGGAACATGCTCAGTGGTCAGCCCAGATCTTGGGGGCAGGACAGGCCCGTGAAGTTTCTGAGCTGATGGTGGAGGGCTCGTGTGGTGGCTTTTAACATGCAGGTGGAGAACGGCAtagggctggcagggcagagacTGAGGTAGTAGCGGCTGGAAGGAATATACCAAAGCTTGCAAGGTAAAGTTGTATATTGTGTCTACAGAAACCTACAGACCCACGTTCATTTTAGTGGCTTGTATGGTGTTTACACCTGGAGGACGACGACTTCAAACTACAGTGGATGTTAACCGCTCTGAAGCAAATGTGTAGGGCTCGAAAGCCAAACTTGATGCCGCAACCAGGTCTGGATGCAGCAGTTTTAAGATACCTCTGCTTCtaggtgtttgtttttctccagcataaaattattaaagttCTCCAACGGCCCTGCATTACAAGTACCAAATGCTGACCTAGACCTCTTAGGAAGATTGGTTGGCGCTAATACCTAGAGCGGAGCCTCAGTTGTTGCACTTCATGAGCATAATAGAGATAGTAATCTCTAGTGTGATACGCTTGTTTCCATTGCTTTCTTTAGTCTCCTTGATTGAATGCTGTAGTCCAGAGAAAGACAgtgtaattgctttttttttttcttttgcttcaaaaAGTTCAATACCATCATCTGAAAATGCTGGATTGTTTAGGTTTATTATTCACAGTCCTGTAAATTCTTCATGTTCTTTGATCACAGATTTTGACTGTCTTCTGCAAAATTTTgaatgctgatttctttttttatgtaacTTTTGACTTCGAACTTACCTTTGTTTTCTACTTTGCATAATTTTGACAGGGTCTTTGCCTGAGAAAGTCACTAAGTTTGGGCATAAGGGTAGAGGTTCACAAATCTCTGGTACTATGGCATATGTATGCTGCAGGCAAAATATTTATCGAAATGGCAATGTATACATAAGCCATTGATAAATTAATTGCAAAGTGCATTAACATACCCCACGTAAGCTTTTATGCCCTGGATattgttttaattccttttgaCATGCTGACATTTCAGGCAGAAGGATCGATTTCTCAGTAGAACCATACCCTAAGTTGGTAGCCCAATGCAGCATTGTAAGCAGCCCACTTCACAACAGGTTAGTGTGGCTGGTAAACAGTGCAGGAAAAATTTGGTGTCCAGTGTTAAACAGCTGGATTGTGAGGAGTAAATAGTGAGCTTTGAGCCCAAGGGGAGGCTGGGGTGCTGGGATGAATGAAGCACCTAACAATGAGAAGCGGCTGGACAGACCGA
This sequence is a window from Balearica regulorum gibbericeps isolate bBalReg1 chromosome 1, bBalReg1.pri, whole genome shotgun sequence. Protein-coding genes within it:
- the ZNF654 gene encoding zinc finger protein 654 isoform X1 — its product is MAEDESDQESERLSEELEALVTPGLPAGLPALLNSQYYCRRFCQVVEDYAGRWQVPLPQLQVLQTALCCFTSACVSFPAECEHVQYVLSSLALSFFELLLFFGKDEFYEDPLKDILGSIQECQNLLNRYRNMNLELVTRIIRDGGPWEDPVLQAILKAKPVSQELVNKYLSSENPLFFELRARYLIACERIPEAMALIKSCINHPDISKDLYFHQALFTCLYMSPLEDQLFQEHLLRTDCKSGIEIICNTEKEGKTTLALQLCESFLVPQLQNGDMYCIWDLIFIWSKLQLKSNPSKQVFVDQCYQLLRIATNVRVIFPFMKVIKDEVGEDGLQICVEICGCALQLDLREDPNMKSLIYKAIAHFLPNDLEILRICALSIFFLERTLESYYTVEHLYKCADEEYNECTSSVQNRVRFELLPILKKGLFFDPEFWNFLMIKQNCLALLGDKAFIGLSESTLENSTANTEKITEYRALTEEHVCLTDVSNGELDPEDLSAAQSKGNAKKNHEALEASKMLDQTVPRHRCVICNREFLGGHIVKHAQAHQKKGSFSCVLCTRKFRQRGLMLKHLKNHVRKIERQHLAAVLEADQQAPALNELECSDVSLSLENGNSDGSKDKEPETAIAPSADQVVQVEEENAEQVFDAVENHVSDQDDATENSSDSCFNNIPDALSAESLPEDESSNKESPILHKVNGAFCPQKDIDAMDEEGSFKCPANGCARVFKKIRFLNKHARKAHPTDLKVQQHIMKWNKGKCRFCQRKFADSQHFIDHLKRHVYPNVYFCLQFNCNQRFKLSTELAEHTKSHTVFKAQCNFAECCELFEELPLLYEHEAQHYLNKTPECSEDASEKDSSDDPSELCSYQDDDESIHENETVDLPIPTWKSRKDSTEPKTYIQSVEKKANNVIHNGNESSSESSTTVLNLIDQKTPVLQPDSENCNVVSDQLVNGHSDLDQTSKSSEIPLDRVADETRTENGSVLPVLQNCHDIPQNNAAASQLPSKPNPTTENTSYGVILTKPYVRPLPPSYLDERYISMPKRRKILTDEVDAHSEQDKFCSKSTERFRCGNCLTIYCNSEALEAHLAQKKCQTLFGFDSDDESA
- the ZNF654 gene encoding zinc finger protein 654 isoform X2; its protein translation is MNLELVTRIIRDGGPWEDPVLQAILKAKPVSQELVNKYLSSENPLFFELRARYLIACERIPEAMALIKSCINHPDISKDLYFHQALFTCLYMSPLEDQLFQEHLLRTDCKSGIEIICNTEKEGKTTLALQLCESFLVPQLQNGDMYCIWDLIFIWSKLQLKSNPSKQVFVDQCYQLLRIATNVRVIFPFMKVIKDEVGEDGLQICVEICGCALQLDLREDPNMKSLIYKAIAHFLPNDLEILRICALSIFFLERTLESYYTVEHLYKCADEEYNECTSSVQNRVRFELLPILKKGLFFDPEFWNFLMIKQNCLALLGDKAFIGLSESTLENSTANTEKITEYRALTEEHVCLTDVSNGELDPEDLSAAQSKGNAKKNHEALEASKMLDQTVPRHRCVICNREFLGGHIVKHAQAHQKKGSFSCVLCTRKFRQRGLMLKHLKNHVRKIERQHLAAVLEADQQAPALNELECSDVSLSLENGNSDGSKDKEPETAIAPSADQVVQVEEENAEQVFDAVENHVSDQDDATENSSDSCFNNIPDALSAESLPEDESSNKESPILHKVNGAFCPQKDIDAMDEEGSFKCPANGCARVFKKIRFLNKHARKAHPTDLKVQQHIMKWNKGKCRFCQRKFADSQHFIDHLKRHVYPNVYFCLQFNCNQRFKLSTELAEHTKSHTVFKAQCNFAECCELFEELPLLYEHEAQHYLNKTPECSEDASEKDSSDDPSELCSYQDDDESIHENETVDLPIPTWKSRKDSTEPKTYIQSVEKKANNVIHNGNESSSESSTTVLNLIDQKTPVLQPDSENCNVVSDQLVNGHSDLDQTSKSSEIPLDRVADETRTENGSVLPVLQNCHDIPQNNAAASQLPSKPNPTTENTSYGVILTKPYVRPLPPSYLDERYISMPKRRKILTDEVDAHSEQDKFCSKSTERFRCGNCLTIYCNSEALEAHLAQKKCQTLFGFDSDDESA